In Wolinella succinogenes DSM 1740, a single genomic region encodes these proteins:
- a CDS encoding fatty acid--CoA ligase, which yields MRGNLYTLLWQNAQEHPRKTALFVDKLQLNYKELLRESDKVASFLQKEGIKAGDRVALILSNSWEYIATLFGVLRLGAIAVPVNTMLKSDEMEYILKDSGAMLAFISGKFEKEAKNLLYTTGLKKVIWHDAEVKCDARNLRYEEMVEAKNLPKEWAKGSGEVAVIIYTSGTTGFPKGAMLTHDNFFSNLAAVTERFKIHAKDRFIVYLPMFHAFTLTATILLPFYRSCSLVVIKSILPFSNILKQVLLKRVTIFLGVPDVYNALIRAKLPWYFLWFNSVRIFVSGASALSESTLARYKEKFKRAVMLEGYGLSECSPVVAANPLERQKVSSVGPAVPGYEVKIVDDELMELPVGERGEIIVRGGCVMKGYLNHPEATQNTIVNGWLLTGDIGKMDEEGYIYILDRKKDLIISKGINIYPREIEEAILSGFPTVKSCAVVGWQDESLDEIPVAFLEYEEGAKPHSESEIKGYLKKHLANFKIPKHLYVRDELPKNATGKVLKRVLKEELKQAGL from the coding sequence ATGAGAGGCAATCTCTACACCCTCTTGTGGCAAAACGCCCAAGAACATCCTCGTAAAACGGCGCTCTTTGTGGATAAGCTCCAGCTCAACTATAAGGAGCTTCTGCGTGAGAGTGATAAAGTGGCCTCTTTTTTGCAAAAAGAGGGAATCAAGGCGGGCGATCGAGTCGCTCTCATCCTCTCTAACTCTTGGGAGTATATCGCCACCCTCTTTGGAGTACTTCGTTTAGGGGCGATCGCTGTGCCCGTGAACACCATGCTCAAAAGCGACGAGATGGAATATATCCTCAAAGATAGTGGCGCGATGCTAGCTTTTATTAGTGGAAAGTTTGAGAAGGAGGCGAAGAATCTTCTCTACACCACAGGACTTAAAAAGGTGATATGGCACGACGCTGAAGTGAAGTGCGATGCAAGGAATCTTCGTTACGAGGAGATGGTGGAGGCAAAGAATCTTCCAAAGGAGTGGGCCAAGGGATCGGGTGAAGTGGCGGTGATCATCTACACCTCGGGCACGACAGGATTCCCCAAAGGAGCGATGCTGACGCATGATAATTTCTTCTCCAATCTTGCCGCGGTGACGGAGCGATTCAAGATTCACGCCAAGGATCGCTTCATCGTCTATTTGCCGATGTTTCACGCCTTCACGCTCACAGCGACGATTCTACTTCCTTTTTATCGCTCCTGTTCGTTAGTGGTGATCAAATCCATCCTCCCCTTTAGTAATATCTTAAAGCAGGTGCTCCTTAAGCGTGTCACCATCTTTTTGGGGGTGCCTGATGTCTATAATGCGCTCATTCGCGCCAAGCTCCCTTGGTATTTTTTGTGGTTTAATTCCGTGAGAATCTTTGTCTCTGGCGCCTCAGCACTCAGCGAATCGACTTTGGCGCGCTACAAAGAGAAGTTTAAGCGCGCGGTGATGCTAGAGGGGTATGGGCTTAGCGAGTGCTCTCCTGTGGTGGCAGCCAACCCCTTGGAGAGACAAAAGGTCTCGTCTGTGGGGCCTGCGGTGCCAGGATATGAGGTGAAAATCGTGGATGATGAGCTCATGGAGCTCCCTGTAGGCGAACGAGGTGAGATCATCGTGAGGGGAGGATGCGTGATGAAGGGCTATCTCAACCACCCCGAAGCCACCCAAAACACGATCGTCAATGGCTGGCTGCTCACGGGTGATATTGGGAAGATGGATGAAGAGGGTTATATCTACATCCTAGATCGTAAGAAGGATTTGATTATCTCTAAAGGAATCAATATCTACCCTCGAGAGATTGAAGAGGCGATTTTGTCAGGCTTTCCTACCGTGAAGAGTTGCGCGGTCGTGGGATGGCAGGATGAGAGTCTAGATGAGATTCCTGTCGCCTTTTTGGAGTATGAAGAGGGAGCCAAGCCTCATAGCGAGAGTGAGATTAAAGGCTATCTCAAGAAACATTTGGCGAACTTCAAGATTCCCAAGCATCTCTATGTGCGTGATGAGCTTCCCAAAAACGCTACGGGCAAGGTTTTGAAGCGAGTGCTCAAAGAGGAGCTTAAACAAGCAGGCCTTTGA